From Halotia branconii CENA392, the proteins below share one genomic window:
- a CDS encoding M42 family metallopeptidase: MWDYEQLFEIIAELVMHHSPSGVESEINQFLMQRFAALGVEVWCDRADNIIAKIPGLNSDRAIAITAHKDEIGAIVKNLGDQGRVEVRKLGGSYPWVYGEGVVDLLGDHQTINGILSFGSRHVSHESPQKNQQEDTAVKWENAWIETKLTTAELEAAGIRPGTRMVVGKHRKHPLRLKDHIASYTLDNKASVAILLALAQRLKQPAVDVYLVASAKEEVGAVGALFFTQNQRLDALIALEICPLSPEYPIEDGKNPVILSQDAYGIYDENLNGQLRQSAKQLEMPVQLVTLSQFGSDASIAMKFGHVGRAACLAFPTQNTHGYEIAHLGAIANCIDLLKTFCETEFE; the protein is encoded by the coding sequence ATGTGGGATTACGAACAGCTATTTGAAATAATTGCAGAACTAGTAATGCACCATTCTCCTAGTGGTGTAGAATCTGAAATTAACCAATTTTTGATGCAGCGATTTGCAGCATTGGGTGTAGAAGTTTGGTGCGATCGCGCTGATAATATTATTGCTAAAATTCCAGGGTTAAATTCTGACAGAGCAATTGCTATTACTGCTCATAAAGACGAAATTGGCGCAATTGTCAAAAATCTTGGTGATCAAGGTCGTGTGGAAGTTCGTAAATTAGGCGGTTCTTACCCGTGGGTTTACGGTGAAGGTGTCGTAGATTTATTGGGAGATCACCAAACCATCAACGGTATTTTAAGTTTTGGCTCTCGCCACGTTTCCCACGAATCGCCCCAAAAAAATCAGCAAGAAGATACCGCCGTCAAGTGGGAAAATGCCTGGATTGAGACAAAACTTACAACCGCTGAACTAGAAGCCGCTGGTATTCGACCCGGAACTAGAATGGTGGTCGGTAAACATCGCAAGCATCCTTTGAGGTTAAAGGATCACATCGCCAGTTATACCCTGGATAACAAAGCCTCTGTGGCAATTTTGTTAGCTTTGGCTCAAAGACTCAAACAGCCAGCTGTGGATGTTTATTTGGTCGCGTCAGCGAAAGAAGAAGTGGGGGCAGTTGGGGCATTGTTTTTTACCCAAAACCAACGTTTAGATGCTTTAATCGCTTTAGAAATCTGCCCACTTTCACCAGAATACCCCATTGAAGACGGCAAAAATCCGGTAATTCTTTCTCAAGATGCCTATGGAATTTATGATGAAAATTTAAATGGGCAACTACGTCAAAGTGCTAAGCAGTTAGAAATGCCAGTGCAGCTAGTGACACTTAGCCAATTTGGTAGTGATGCTTCCATTGCGATGAAGTTTGGTCATGTTGGCCGCGCTGCTTGTTTGGCCTTTCCGACACAAAATACCCACGGCTATGAAATTGCTCATTTAGGAGCGATCGCTAACTGTATCGATTTGTTAAAAACCTTTTGTGAAACTGAATTTGAGTGA
- a CDS encoding nicotinate-nucleotide adenylyltransferase, giving the protein MKIALFGTSADPPTAGHQEILRWLSARYDWVAVWAADNPFKSHQTPLEHRAAMLRLLIANMDVPLHNIAVEQDLSSWKTLETVEKAKFRWGKNAEYTLVIGSDLLSQLPRWYRIEDLLQQVQLLIIPRPGYAIDQSSLEAVQSLGGKTAIASLTGLDVSSTAYREQGDAQALTPPIIAYIHREHLYKCEDVTTKRFQLR; this is encoded by the coding sequence ATGAAAATAGCTTTATTTGGTACTAGTGCCGACCCACCAACTGCTGGACATCAAGAGATTCTCAGGTGGTTATCTGCGCGTTATGATTGGGTGGCTGTTTGGGCAGCAGATAATCCATTTAAATCTCATCAAACTCCTTTGGAACATCGGGCGGCAATGCTGCGACTGTTGATTGCGAATATGGATGTACCACTACACAATATTGCTGTAGAACAGGATTTGAGTAGCTGGAAAACACTGGAAACAGTGGAAAAAGCTAAATTTAGATGGGGAAAGAATGCTGAATATACCTTGGTGATTGGTTCAGATTTACTGAGTCAGCTACCGCGTTGGTATCGAATTGAAGATTTGTTACAGCAAGTCCAATTATTGATTATACCGCGTCCGGGATATGCAATAGATCAGTCTAGCTTAGAGGCAGTGCAGTCTCTGGGAGGAAAAACAGCGATCGCTAGTCTCACAGGTTTAGATGTATCTTCAACAGCATATCGTGAACAAGGAGATGCTCAAGCTCTCACGCCCCCTATTATTGCTTATATTCATCGAGAGCATTTGTACAAATGCGAGGACGTAACCACAAAAAGATTTCAACTGCGCTAA
- a CDS encoding nicotinate phosphoribosyltransferase has translation MTTFSNLDHCQNQELTLCAADYSLLTDLYQLTMAACYTGEGVEQRWASFELFVRRSPDNFGYLIAMGLAQALDYLEKFRFSSSQIAALQATGIFAGASDRFWSLLAEWRFTGDVWAVPEGTAVFANQPLLRVEAPLWQAQLVETYLLNTLNYQTLIATRAARLRDVAGEQAALLEFGTRRAFSPQASLWAARAALAGGLDSTSNVLAALQLGQQPSGTMAHALVMALSALEGTEDQAFSAFHRYFPGAPLLIDTYDTIAAAERLAQQVNAGEIELTGVRLDSGDLVSLSQHVRSLLPGVSIFASGDLDEWEIKRLKAAGAEIDGYGLGTRLVTGSPINGVYKLVEIDGIPVMKKSSGKTTYPGRKQIFRSFAAGKVKADRLGLIIESPLVDEQALLQVVMKQGERLQPPETLAEVRQRTTASVASLPEHTRRLDNPVAVEVEISTALQELTQKTKKRTTEARQHGLGEPVRWAGFPTCRNWRGFPHE, from the coding sequence ATGACAACTTTCTCAAACTTAGACCACTGCCAGAACCAAGAATTAACTCTCTGTGCTGCTGACTACAGCTTGCTTACAGACCTTTACCAACTAACAATGGCAGCTTGTTACACAGGTGAAGGTGTAGAACAAAGATGGGCTAGCTTTGAGTTATTTGTCAGGCGATCGCCCGATAATTTCGGCTATTTAATCGCTATGGGTCTGGCGCAAGCCTTAGACTATTTAGAAAAATTTCGCTTTAGTTCCTCTCAAATAGCAGCTTTACAGGCTACAGGCATCTTTGCTGGCGCAAGCGATCGCTTTTGGTCACTTTTAGCCGAATGGCGATTTACTGGAGATGTGTGGGCTGTACCCGAAGGAACAGCGGTGTTTGCCAATCAACCACTGTTGCGAGTTGAAGCGCCTCTATGGCAAGCACAACTAGTAGAAACCTATCTATTAAATACTCTCAATTATCAAACTTTAATCGCCACTAGAGCAGCCCGGCTACGTGATGTCGCCGGGGAGCAAGCCGCACTTTTAGAATTTGGCACTAGAAGGGCATTTAGTCCTCAAGCTTCTTTGTGGGCAGCACGGGCAGCATTAGCAGGTGGATTAGACTCTACTTCAAATGTGTTAGCAGCGCTACAACTGGGGCAGCAACCAAGTGGTACGATGGCTCACGCTTTAGTGATGGCGCTATCAGCACTAGAAGGAACTGAAGACCAAGCTTTTAGCGCATTTCATCGATATTTTCCAGGTGCGCCATTGTTAATTGATACCTACGATACCATTGCCGCTGCCGAACGATTAGCTCAGCAAGTCAACGCTGGAGAAATAGAGTTAACTGGCGTAAGGTTAGACTCTGGAGATTTAGTTAGTTTATCCCAGCACGTGCGATCGCTCCTTCCTGGGGTGTCAATTTTCGCTAGTGGTGACTTGGATGAATGGGAAATCAAAAGACTCAAAGCAGCCGGAGCAGAAATCGACGGTTATGGCTTGGGAACACGATTAGTTACAGGTTCGCCAATTAATGGAGTTTACAAACTTGTAGAAATCGATGGCATCCCAGTTATGAAAAAATCGAGTGGTAAAACAACTTACCCAGGACGCAAACAGATTTTTCGGTCGTTTGCAGCAGGTAAGGTAAAAGCCGACAGATTGGGATTAATTATAGAAAGTCCTCTTGTGGACGAACAAGCTTTGTTGCAGGTGGTGATGAAGCAGGGCGAAAGATTGCAGCCGCCAGAAACTTTAGCGGAAGTTCGCCAACGTACTACTGCTTCTGTTGCTAGTTTGCCAGAACACACACGGCGTTTGGATAATCCTGTGGCTGTGGAAGTGGAGATTTCAACAGCGTTGCAAGAGTTGACTCAAAAGACGAAGAAACGAACCACAGAGGCAAGGCAGCACGGTCTTGGGGAGCCAGTCCGTTGGGCGGGTTTCCCGACTTGTAGGAACTGGCGTGGTTTCCCCCATGAGTGA